One genomic region from Anomalospiza imberbis isolate Cuckoo-Finch-1a 21T00152 chromosome 28, ASM3175350v1, whole genome shotgun sequence encodes:
- the ENTPD4 gene encoding ectonucleoside triphosphate diphosphohydrolase 4 produces MGRISISCLLPASWHFSLSPVGCPRVLNASLRQLLLLAAAAAALLLCSLLLVRGKHRDSGRFQRYLARVTDTEATDTRNPNLNYGIVVDCGSSGSRVFVYCWPRHNGNPKDLLDIQQMRDSSRKPVVMKIKPGISEFASSPDKVSDYISPLLSFAAEHVPRSKHKETPLYILCTAGMRILPESQQKAILEDLLTDIPVHFDFLFSDSHAEVISGKQEGVYAWIGINFVLGRFEHTDDEDEAVVEVQVPGSEHHDPIFRKRTVGILDMGGVSTQIAYEVPQNEEVAKNLLAEVNLGCDAHQTEHVYRVYVATFLGFGGNAARRRYEESLFSSSLLRSRYPEFLGSGAAPSLGAAVPDPCLPRDARDELRHRGLTLQLRGTGDFQLCRERLQPLLNRTNGTRSSLNGVFQPPVHLQSSEFYGFSEFYYCTEDVLRMGGEYSAARFTKAAQDYCATRWSVLRERFERGLYAPHADLHRLKFQCFKSAWMFEVFHRGFSFPESYGSLKTALQVYDKEVQWTLGAILYRTRFLPLRDIQQENFRGIHSHWRSFSFVYNHYLFLACFLVVLLSILLYLLRLRRIHRRVFHSGSSPPLWIQEGLPPQKIPG; encoded by the exons ATGGGCAG GATCAGcatctcctgcctgctcccGGCCTCGTGGCACTTCAGCCTCTCGCCCGTGGGGTGTCCGCGGGTCCTGAACGCGTCCCTgcggcagctgctgctgctggcggcggcggcggcggcgctgctgCTCTGCTCGCTGCTGCTGGTCCGCGGCAAGcaccgggacagcgggaggTTCCAGAG ATACCTGGCCAGGGTGACGGACACGGAGGCCACGGACACCAGGAACCCCAACCTGAACTACGGGATCGTGGTGGActgcggcagcagcggctccagGGTGTTCGTGTACTGCTGGCCCCGGCACAACGGCAACCCCAAGGACCTGCTGGACATCCAGCAGATGagggacagctccaggaaaCCCGTGGTGATGAAAATCAAGCCAG gaatttcGGAGTTTGCCAGCTCTCCTGACAAGGTCAGTGATTACATCTCGCCCCTGCTGAGCTTCGCTGCCGAGCACGTGCCACGCTCCAAGCACAAGGAGACTCCTCTCTACATCCTGTGCACTGCAGGCATGCGGATCCTGCCCGAGAG CCAGCAGAAAGCCATCCTGGAGGATCTGCTCACGGACATCCCCGTGCACTTCGatttcctcttctctgactCCCACGCTGAGGTGATTTCTGGCAAGCAGGAAG GAGTCTATGCATGGATTGGGATCAACTTTGTCCTTGGAAGATTTGAGCACACGGACGATG AGGACGAGGCAGTGGTGGAGGTGCAGGTCCCGGGCAGCGAGCACCACGATCCCATTTTCCGCAAGAGAACCGTGGGGATCCTGGACATGGGCGGCGTCTCCACGCAGATCGCCTACGAAGTGCCCCAAAAT gaggaagtggcCAAGAACCTGCTGGCAGAGGTGAATTTGGGCTGCGATGCCCACCAGACGGAGCACGTGTACCGCGTGTACGTGGCCACCTTCCTGGGCTTCGGCGGCAACGCGGCGCGCAGGAGATACGAGGAGAGCCTCTTCTCCAGCAGCCTCCTCAGGAGCAGGTACCCGGAATTCCTGGGATctggggctgctccatccctggga GCCGCTGTGCCGGACCCGTGCCTGCCGCGGGACGCGCGGGACGAGCTGCGGCACCGGGGGCTGACGCTGCAGCTGCGCGGCACCGGCGACTTCCAGCTGTgccgggagcggctgcagccgcTGCTGAACCGCACCAACGGCACCCGCAGCTCCCTGAACGGCGTCTTCCAGCCCCCCGTGCACCTGCAGAGCAGCGAGTTCTACGGCTTCTCCGAGTTCTACTACTGCACCGAGGACGTGCTCCGCATGGGCGGCGAGTACAGCGCCGCCAGGTTCACCAAAGCTGCGCAG GATTATTGTGCCACCAGGTGGTCGGTGCTGCGGGAACGCTTCGAGCGCGGCCTCTACGCCCCCCACGCGGATCTGCACCGGCTCAA GTTCCAGTGCTTTAAGTCCGCCTGGATGTTCGAGGTTTTCCACCGGGGCTTTTCCTTCCCGGAGAGCTACGGGAGCCTGAAGACGGCGCTGCAGGTCTACGACAAGGAGGTGCAGTGGACGCTGGGGGCCATCCTCTACCGGACCCGCTTCCTGCCCCTCAG GGACATCCAGCAGGAAAATTTCCGTGGGATTCACTCACACTGGAGGAGCTTCTCCTTCGTGTACAACCACTACCTGTTCCTGGCCTGCTTCCTGGTggtgctgctctccatcctgcTCTACCTGCTCCGCCTGCGCCGCATCCACCGCCGGGTGTTCCACAGCggctcctcccctcccctctggATCCAGGAGGGGCTTCCCCCGCAGAAAATCCCGGGATAG